The Sulfitobacter indolifex genome contains the following window.
TCCCGAAGCCGCGCTGCGCGAGGATCAGGTGCTGGTCTATCAGGTGCCAATCCCCGAACCGCTCCGCTTTCTTGAGCCTTCGGAAGTCGAGACCCGCAAGATGCACGAGCTGGAGGAATACGGGCTGATGCATGTGAAACTCTATGAAGACATCGCCCAGCATGGCGCGATTGCCACGGCCTACGCCTATCCGGTCAAGGTCGAGGGACGCTATGTGATGGACCCGTCGCCGATCCCCAAGTTTGATAACCCCAAACTGGAAATGGCCGCGATCCAACTCTTCGGTGCGGGGCGCGAGCAGCGGATCTATGCGCTGCCGCCCTATACGCAGGTCGTGTCGCTGGATTTCGAGGACTACCCCTTTGAGGCTAGCAAAGCCGATCACCCCTGCGGGCTTTGCGGGGCCGACGACAGCTATCTGGATGAGTTGATCGTCGATGACGAAGGCGGGCGCCTGTTCATGTGTTCCGACACCGATTATTGCGCGGCGCGTCAGGCGGCTGGGCATCGCGGCGCGGATGCGGCCCCTATGTTGGAGGGCGTGGCATGACCCCTTTGTTGCAAGTTGAAAACATCGCGAAATTCTATGGTGCGCGGATCGGCTGCACCGATGTCAGCTTTGACCTCTATCCTGGTGAGGTCATGGGCATCGTCGGCGAAAGTGGCTCGGGCAAGTCTACGCTGCTGAACACGCTGGCGGGGCATTTGACGCCGGATCGTGGGGCGGTGCGTTTTGACACCCGCGCCGATGGGCTGCGCGACACGGTAACGATGAGCGAGCCGGAGCGCCGAATGCTGTCGCGCACCGATTGGGCCTTTGTGCACCAGCACGCCCGCGATGGGCTGCGCATGAACGTAAGCGCAGGCGGCAATGTGGGTGAGCGGCTGATGGCCGTGGGCGCGCGACATTACGGCGACATCCGCGCCAGCGCCACCGATTGGCTGGGCCGGGTCGAGATCAACGAAGACCGGATTGACGACCGGCCTTCGGCATTCTCCGGCGGGATGCAGCAACGCTTGCAGATTGCCCGCAACCTCGTGACCGGGCCACGGCTGGTTTTTATGGATGAACCCACCGGCGGGCTGGACGTGAGCGTGCAGGCGCGGCTGCTCGACCTGCTGCGCGGTCTGGTGCGTGAAATGGGGCTGAGCGCCATTATCGTGACCCATGATCTGGCGGTGGTGCGGCTGCTCGCCGATCGGTTGATGGTGATGAAGGACGGCCATGTGGTTGAAACCGGACTGACAGATCAGGTGTTGGACGACCCGCAGCATGGCTATACGCAGCTTTTGGTCTCTAGCGTGCTACAGGTTTGACGGTGCAGGGAAATGTTTCGCACGCGAAACAAATTACAAAAGTTAACAATAGGTTAAACAAGGCTGAACCCATGATACGCGTGGAAAATGTGAGCAAATCCTTTACCCTGCACAACCAAGGTGCTGCGGTGATCCCGGTGATGCGCGGCGGTGAATTGACCGTGGCACGCGGCGAATGCGTGGCGCTGACCGGTGCCTCGGGGGCCGGGAAATCAACGCTGATGCGGATGATCTACGGCAACTATCTGACCGCCTCGGGCCGGGTCATGGTGGGCGATCTGGATGTCGCCCGCGCCGCCCCGCGTGAGATATTGGACCTGCGCCGCAATGTGCTGGGCTATGTAAGCCAGTTCTTACGGGTGGTGCCGCGGGTGGCCACGCTTGACGTGGTGGCCGAACCGCTCCGCGCCGTGGGCAGCAGCGAAGCTGACGCACGGGCGCGGGCCGGAGAGTTGCTGGCGCAGCTCAACATCCCCGAGCGGCTTTGGCAGCTCAGCCCGACGACCTTTTCAGGCGGGGAGCAGCAGCGGGTGAACATCGCCCGCGGCTTTGCGCACCCCTACCCCGTCTTGCTGTTGGATGAGCCGACAGCGAGCCTGGATGCCACCAACCGCGCCACGGTGCTCGCGTTGATCGAAGAGGCCAAGGCACGCGGCACGGCAATCTTGGGCATTTTCCACGATGAAGCCGCCCGCGATCAGATCTGCGACCGCGAGGTGGATGTGACCCGCTTCACCCCCGGATTGGCGGCATGAGCGGGCGTTTTATCGCAGTGGTCGGCCCGTCAGGCGTCGGCAAGGACAGTGTCATGGCAAAGCTGGCGGAAGGGCGGCCTGACCTCTTCCTCGCCCGTCGCGCGATCACGCGGTCCAGTGACGCAGGGGGCGAGGATTTCGACGGGATGAGCAAGCGCGAATTCCTGTCGCTTGAGGCGGCGGGTGCCTTTGCGCTGAGTTGGTCGGCGCATGGGCTGCACTACGGCATTCCCATCGCGGTCGAAACGGCGCTGGAAGATGGGCGCGATGTGCTGGCCAATCTCTCGCGCGGGGTGTTGAGTGAGGCAAAGCGGAGGTTCGCGCGGTTCGAGGTGCTGTCGCTCACTGCCTCCCCTCAAGTGCTGGCCGCGCGGCTGCGAGGGCGTGGGCGCGAAACGGAGGATGAAATCACCGCCCGTTTGGCACGGGCCGAACGCGCCCTGCCCGATCACATCGCGGCGCTTGAAATCGACAACTCTGGCCCGCTGGAGCAAACCGTGGCGCAGGCGGTGGCGGCACTTTACCCCGAGAGGGTGGCGCGGTGAACCTCGTGGAACATACCGTCCTTGGCCTGCCCCACCAACGTCAGGCTGTCCAGCGTGAAGGGCTGGGGCAGATGTGGCGTGATATAGGGGGTCAGCGCCGCCGTAATCTGCGGCAGGTCGGCTTTAGGCAGCTTGCTGGTCAGGGTGATGTGGAAGCGGAAAGCGTCCATGACGTAAGGATAGCCCCATTGGATGAGGTTCGCCTCCTGCGTAGGCGTCAAGCTGGCTTGGCGGCGGCGGGCAAGGTCAGCCTCAGCCGGGGGCGCGCGGAAGGTATCAAGGCCGCGCACCACCTCGGCGGCCATGGCGTTCAGTGCGGTGGTGTCCCCCTCAGACGTCAGCGCCAGGAAGCGGCCCAGTGGGGTCAGGGTGAGCCTGTCCAGCGTAACGGGTGCAAGCTGCGTGCACAGCGCTTCGAACGCGGCTTGCAGGTCGTCCGCCGTGACCCCCTCGGCCAAAACGAAGGGCGGTTTGATCGTCGCATGCAGTCCGTATTTGCGCGGCGTCTCGGTCAGGGCGGCCACGTCCAGCCCGGCCACGTTCGGATGCGCCACAGTCTGCCCGCGTGCCACATCCCAACCCAGCCACGCGGCACCGGCCTCGGCCAAGGTACCCTGCGGCGTATAATAGATCGCGTAGCGGTCAAACTTCATTCATCTTCTCCTTGCATCCATGGATGCGCAACAAGCGTGACGTTCTCATGACAAAAGAAACCATTCTCGCCAATGCGAAACTGATCCTGCCCGATGAGGTAAAAACCGGCAGCATTGTACTGCGTGACGG
Protein-coding sequences here:
- the phnN gene encoding phosphonate metabolism protein/1,5-bisphosphokinase (PRPP-forming) PhnN, whose product is MSGRFIAVVGPSGVGKDSVMAKLAEGRPDLFLARRAITRSSDAGGEDFDGMSKREFLSLEAAGAFALSWSAHGLHYGIPIAVETALEDGRDVLANLSRGVLSEAKRRFARFEVLSLTASPQVLAARLRGRGRETEDEITARLARAERALPDHIAALEIDNSGPLEQTVAQAVAALYPERVAR
- the phnL gene encoding phosphonate C-P lyase system protein PhnL produces the protein MIRVENVSKSFTLHNQGAAVIPVMRGGELTVARGECVALTGASGAGKSTLMRMIYGNYLTASGRVMVGDLDVARAAPREILDLRRNVLGYVSQFLRVVPRVATLDVVAEPLRAVGSSEADARARAGELLAQLNIPERLWQLSPTTFSGGEQQRVNIARGFAHPYPVLLLDEPTASLDATNRATVLALIEEAKARGTAILGIFHDEAARDQICDREVDVTRFTPGLAA
- a CDS encoding DUF1045 domain-containing protein — protein: MKFDRYAIYYTPQGTLAEAGAAWLGWDVARGQTVAHPNVAGLDVAALTETPRKYGLHATIKPPFVLAEGVTADDLQAAFEALCTQLAPVTLDRLTLTPLGRFLALTSEGDTTALNAMAAEVVRGLDTFRAPPAEADLARRRQASLTPTQEANLIQWGYPYVMDAFRFHITLTSKLPKADLPQITAALTPYITPHLPQPFTLDSLTLVGQAKDGMFHEVHRATLSG
- the phnK gene encoding phosphonate C-P lyase system protein PhnK, producing the protein MTPLLQVENIAKFYGARIGCTDVSFDLYPGEVMGIVGESGSGKSTLLNTLAGHLTPDRGAVRFDTRADGLRDTVTMSEPERRMLSRTDWAFVHQHARDGLRMNVSAGGNVGERLMAVGARHYGDIRASATDWLGRVEINEDRIDDRPSAFSGGMQQRLQIARNLVTGPRLVFMDEPTGGLDVSVQARLLDLLRGLVREMGLSAIIVTHDLAVVRLLADRLMVMKDGHVVETGLTDQVLDDPQHGYTQLLVSSVLQV
- a CDS encoding alpha-D-ribose 1-methylphosphonate 5-phosphate C-P-lyase PhnJ, which codes for MNEYNFAYLDEQTKRMIRRAILKGLAIPGYQVPFASREMPMPYGWGTGGVQVSAAVLTPEDTFKVIDQGADDTTNAVSIRRFFEKTAGVAVTEATTEASVIQTRHRIPEAALREDQVLVYQVPIPEPLRFLEPSEVETRKMHELEEYGLMHVKLYEDIAQHGAIATAYAYPVKVEGRYVMDPSPIPKFDNPKLEMAAIQLFGAGREQRIYALPPYTQVVSLDFEDYPFEASKADHPCGLCGADDSYLDELIVDDEGGRLFMCSDTDYCAARQAAGHRGADAAPMLEGVA